The Lysobacter gummosus genome includes a region encoding these proteins:
- a CDS encoding SDR family oxidoreductase, with product MTDHSIKGKTVLIAGGAKNLGGLLARDLAEQGAKAVAIHYNSAATQAAATETVAAINAAGAKGVAIQGDLTTAAAIETLFADTIAAVGRPDIAVNTVGKVLKKAFVDITEAEYDEMTAVNSKSAFFFLKEAGKHVNDNGKICTLVTSLLGAYTPFYAAYAGTKAPVEHFTRAASKEFGERGISVTAIGPGPMDTPFFYPAEGADAVAYHKSAAALSKFSKTGLTDIADIVPFIRFLVSDGWWMTGQTVLVNGGYTTK from the coding sequence ATGACCGATCACAGCATCAAGGGCAAAACCGTTCTCATCGCTGGCGGAGCGAAGAACCTGGGCGGATTGCTCGCCCGCGACCTCGCCGAGCAAGGCGCCAAGGCCGTGGCGATCCACTACAACAGCGCCGCCACCCAGGCCGCCGCAACCGAAACGGTTGCCGCCATTAATGCCGCGGGCGCCAAAGGTGTCGCCATCCAAGGCGACCTGACCACCGCGGCGGCCATCGAAACGCTGTTCGCCGACACCATCGCGGCCGTGGGCCGGCCCGACATCGCCGTCAACACGGTCGGCAAGGTGTTGAAGAAAGCTTTCGTCGATATCACCGAAGCCGAATACGACGAGATGACCGCGGTGAATTCGAAGTCCGCCTTCTTCTTCCTCAAGGAGGCCGGCAAGCACGTCAACGATAACGGCAAGATCTGCACGCTCGTCACTTCGCTGCTTGGCGCCTACACCCCGTTCTATGCGGCCTACGCCGGCACCAAGGCGCCGGTGGAGCATTTCACCCGCGCCGCCTCGAAGGAATTCGGCGAGCGCGGCATCTCGGTGACCGCGATCGGTCCCGGACCGATGGACACGCCCTTCTTCTATCCTGCCGAGGGCGCCGACGCGGTCGCCTATCACAAGAGTGCCGCCGCGTTGTCGAAGTTCTCCAAGACCGGCCTCACTGACATCGCGGACATCGTGCCCTTCATCCGTTTCCTGGTTTCGGACGGCTGGTGGATGACCGGCCAGACCGTTCTGGTGAATGGCGGTTACACCACCAAGTGA
- a CDS encoding LysR family transcriptional regulator: MDRIELFRVFTRVVECASFTRAADTLGLPRSSVSAAVIELEGRVGARLLHRTTRSVSPTQDGAAFYERCLRVIADVEETESLFRQTSAGPSGKLRVDVPGRIGRLIVAPALPQLLALYPQLDIELRVTDRAVNLIEESVDCVLRVGPLSDSGLIARKIGDLSLINVASAAYLAHHGIPQRPADLSAHLAVNYASPSTGRIEEWEWVEDGEVRTMPVRGRVTVNSAEAYIACCLAGIGLIQIPAYDVQPHLHAGELVEVMPGYRAEPMPMTLLYPHRQHLSQRLQVFADWLEALLKKQVL; this comes from the coding sequence TTGGACCGGATCGAGCTTTTTCGCGTCTTCACCCGCGTCGTGGAATGCGCGAGCTTCACGCGCGCCGCCGACACCCTGGGACTGCCCCGCTCCTCGGTATCGGCCGCCGTCATCGAGCTCGAAGGCCGGGTGGGCGCGCGCCTGCTTCACCGCACCACGCGCAGCGTGTCGCCTACACAGGATGGCGCCGCCTTCTATGAGCGCTGCCTTCGGGTGATCGCCGATGTGGAGGAAACCGAAAGCCTGTTCCGGCAGACATCCGCCGGGCCGAGCGGGAAACTGCGGGTCGATGTGCCCGGCCGGATCGGCCGCCTGATCGTCGCGCCGGCGCTTCCGCAACTCCTTGCGCTCTATCCTCAACTCGACATCGAGCTGCGCGTGACCGATCGCGCGGTGAATCTGATCGAGGAGAGCGTCGACTGCGTCTTGCGAGTGGGGCCGCTGAGCGATTCGGGCCTGATCGCGCGAAAGATCGGCGATCTGTCGCTCATCAATGTGGCGAGCGCCGCCTATCTGGCCCATCACGGCATACCGCAGCGACCGGCCGATCTGAGCGCGCACCTCGCCGTCAACTATGCCTCACCGTCCACCGGACGCATCGAGGAGTGGGAGTGGGTGGAAGACGGCGAAGTCCGCACCATGCCCGTTCGCGGACGAGTCACCGTCAACAGCGCCGAGGCTTACATCGCCTGCTGCCTGGCCGGCATCGGCCTTATCCAGATTCCGGCCTATGACGTACAGCCGCATCTGCATGCGGGCGAACTGGTCGAAGTGATGCCCGGCTATCGTGCCGAGCCGATGCCGATGACGCTGCTTTATCCGCATCGGCAGCATCTTTCGCAGCGTCTGCAGGTGTTTGCGGACTGGCTTGAGGCGCTGCTGAAAAAGCAGGTTCTGTAG
- a CDS encoding salicylate synthase: protein MTQSLKGEGAAMSADRVMRVIGLSGGDGLQIAERLLHALGHDQYFAYERDDRWHIGLGITATLSISPCGGRYEVISKEGMQTGPTNAALASVARQFMAEHSCSGRRVHGLVAFNYAPCVNGQPYTPGTWPLLILMIPRVEIVVTSDIVEICSDDEAAVDEVVRVVSEQTTVSSPHLCPIDTKAGERVYQDIVRAALEEIGSGVYAKIIVSRAVPTQERIDMPASLVLGRRRNTPARTFALKFDSREAVGFSPELVMSVDDGIVSTEPLAGTRSRSDDPRTDARNRDELINDPKEIVEHAISVREAVDELMRICTHGTVVIDDFMSVRNRGSVQHLGSRVSGRLKDNADAWDALDILFPSITATGIPKQAAIAAIARLETVPRELYSGAVLMIEGERRFEAALVLRAAYQDAARSWVQAGAGIIAQSNPLREFTETVEKLGSVAPYLAMEPR, encoded by the coding sequence ATGACGCAATCGCTCAAGGGCGAAGGAGCGGCGATGAGCGCTGATCGGGTCATGCGTGTTATTGGCTTAAGCGGTGGCGATGGGTTGCAGATCGCCGAGCGGCTGCTTCACGCACTTGGACACGATCAATATTTCGCGTATGAACGCGATGATCGATGGCATATCGGCCTTGGGATTACAGCCACCCTCTCGATCAGCCCCTGCGGCGGCCGTTACGAGGTGATATCGAAAGAGGGCATGCAGACAGGCCCGACGAATGCCGCGCTGGCGTCGGTGGCGAGACAGTTCATGGCCGAGCACTCATGCTCCGGACGACGAGTCCATGGACTTGTGGCATTCAACTATGCGCCTTGCGTGAACGGCCAGCCTTACACGCCAGGCACTTGGCCGCTCCTGATCTTGATGATCCCCCGCGTTGAGATTGTCGTTACCTCAGACATCGTCGAAATCTGTTCCGACGATGAGGCCGCGGTGGATGAGGTCGTCAGAGTTGTGTCGGAACAGACGACCGTCTCATCGCCCCATCTGTGCCCGATCGACACCAAGGCCGGCGAAAGGGTATATCAGGACATCGTCCGTGCCGCGTTGGAGGAGATAGGCTCCGGTGTCTACGCAAAAATCATCGTGTCGCGCGCTGTCCCGACACAAGAGCGCATCGATATGCCGGCCAGCCTGGTGCTGGGTCGCCGGCGCAATACACCGGCGAGAACGTTCGCGCTTAAATTCGATTCGCGCGAGGCCGTTGGATTCAGTCCGGAGCTGGTCATGTCGGTGGATGACGGCATCGTCTCAACCGAACCCCTGGCGGGCACTCGGTCCAGGAGCGATGATCCGCGAACGGATGCGCGAAATCGGGATGAACTGATCAATGACCCGAAGGAGATCGTGGAGCATGCGATTTCCGTCCGCGAAGCGGTCGATGAGCTCATGCGAATTTGTACGCATGGCACTGTGGTAATCGACGACTTCATGTCGGTTCGCAACCGTGGCAGTGTGCAGCACCTCGGCTCGCGGGTTAGCGGACGATTGAAGGACAATGCCGATGCATGGGACGCCCTGGACATCCTGTTTCCTTCAATCACGGCCACGGGCATTCCCAAGCAAGCCGCGATCGCTGCGATAGCGCGCCTGGAAACCGTTCCTCGCGAGCTCTATTCCGGCGCCGTGCTGATGATCGAAGGCGAGCGTCGCTTTGAGGCGGCGCTGGTGCTGAGAGCCGCCTATCAAGATGCGGCAAGGAGTTGGGTCCAGGCTGGCGCTGGAATCATTGCCCAGTCAAATCCACTGCGGGAGTTCACCGAGACGGTCGAGAAACTGGGCAGCGTAGCGCCCTATCTGGCGATGGAACCGCGTTGA
- a CDS encoding methyltransferase domain-containing protein produces the protein MTTATKFPDCDQRVIDMGSADEYMLGYRREEQIRLQAQARQLAGESRWMFQQIPLPDDPRIVEIGCGPQGCLEILSGRAGPSGRVIGVDRSEDAVALARDWVSASNLANVEVWVKDARNTELPRASFDLVAARLVLVNVPEPEQIVAEAAALLKPGGWLALHEADYVSFLCDPPCAAWDTLMGLFKRYAEHNGIDPHIGRRLPRMLREVARLVEISVRPIVHVYPADHERRFIAADFAENVAERLVDQKLAGAREISSLLTRLRSHLSDPDTLVVSHLFFQAWGRKPADAAG, from the coding sequence GTGACGACAGCAACGAAATTCCCCGATTGCGACCAGAGGGTGATCGATATGGGCAGCGCCGACGAGTACATGCTCGGCTATCGCCGGGAGGAGCAGATTCGACTCCAGGCCCAGGCCAGACAGTTGGCAGGAGAGTCACGGTGGATGTTCCAGCAGATCCCCCTCCCCGATGATCCGCGCATTGTCGAGATTGGATGCGGCCCACAAGGCTGCCTGGAGATTCTGTCCGGTCGCGCAGGCCCGTCCGGACGAGTGATCGGAGTGGATCGCAGCGAAGACGCGGTGGCGTTGGCTAGAGATTGGGTATCGGCGTCCAACCTCGCTAACGTAGAGGTTTGGGTGAAGGACGCACGGAACACCGAACTGCCCAGGGCCTCATTTGATCTGGTCGCGGCGCGCTTGGTGTTGGTGAATGTGCCGGAGCCGGAACAAATCGTGGCGGAAGCGGCGGCGCTATTGAAACCGGGAGGATGGCTTGCCTTGCATGAAGCCGACTACGTCAGCTTCCTCTGTGATCCTCCCTGTGCCGCCTGGGATACGCTCATGGGGCTGTTCAAGCGCTACGCCGAACACAACGGGATAGATCCCCACATCGGACGGCGATTGCCCCGCATGCTTCGCGAGGTGGCTCGCCTGGTGGAAATCAGCGTGCGTCCGATCGTGCACGTTTATCCGGCCGACCACGAACGGCGATTTATCGCGGCGGATTTCGCCGAGAATGTCGCCGAACGCCTTGTCGATCAAAAGCTGGCGGGTGCGCGGGAGATTTCCTCGCTTTTGACCCGCTTGAGAAGTCACCTGAGCGATCCGGATACACTGGTGGTATCCCACCTCTTCTTCCAGGCATGGGGAAGAAAGCCGGCGGATGCCGCTGGTTGA
- a CDS encoding MBL fold metallo-hydrolase, protein MPGPRVGNDVEFFESPDSSHNTFGGIQDVIRSSAREFLDAYRSELRPFDRQHQVAPGIVVTLTGGHTPGHSVVRIASGGDRLTFTGEAVVPAGIEYPDWENAFDHEPEDATRVRVRLLREAARTGELFLASHLSFPSLGRVAAAGKAFRYLPANWAYWRLAGGRAEIPAIALMTGRSIKKRRRGEYSARSLMLVLKRRLNGKAPQPRGFFLETGRVVR, encoded by the coding sequence TTGCCCGGTCCACGTGTCGGCAACGATGTTGAATTCTTCGAGTCGCCCGATTCCTCGCACAATACGTTTGGCGGAATTCAGGACGTGATTCGTTCGAGCGCGCGGGAGTTCCTGGACGCGTACCGCAGCGAGCTGCGGCCGTTCGACAGGCAGCACCAGGTGGCGCCTGGGATCGTGGTAACGCTCACCGGCGGTCACACCCCCGGACACAGCGTGGTCCGCATCGCCTCCGGCGGCGATCGGCTGACGTTCACCGGCGAGGCCGTAGTTCCGGCCGGGATCGAATACCCCGATTGGGAAAACGCCTTCGATCACGAACCCGAGGACGCGACCCGCGTGCGGGTTCGCCTCTTGCGGGAGGCTGCGAGAACCGGAGAGCTGTTCCTGGCCTCCCACCTGTCGTTCCCGTCCCTTGGCCGCGTGGCGGCCGCCGGCAAGGCGTTTCGTTATTTGCCGGCCAACTGGGCGTACTGGCGGCTTGCTGGGGGTAGGGCCGAAATACCGGCCATTGCGCTGATGACCGGCCGCTCTATCAAGAAGAGAAGACGAGGCGAATACAGCGCGCGTAGTCTGATGCTTGTACTGAAGCGGCGACTGAATGGAAAAGCCCCGCAACCGCGGGGCTTTTTCTTGGAGACTGGCCGCGTGGTTCGCTGA
- a CDS encoding OmpA family protein, with translation MKRIAGAISVVLALGCTREPPAAQEKMAQTPATDTTPAVPATAPKDPSQGSGSALSGNVSGLSARVTDLQGLVNALGGEIREHEIHVALPADTLFEFDKAEILPAAETNLRTLAELIGKTRGTVLLKGYTDEKGDDAYNLALSGRRAEAVKNWMAANGVPVERLDARGYGEADPVVPNRHPNGNDDPDARARNRRVEVILPRS, from the coding sequence ATGAAGCGAATCGCCGGTGCCATCAGCGTCGTGCTCGCCCTTGGCTGCACGCGGGAGCCGCCAGCGGCGCAGGAAAAAATGGCGCAAACGCCGGCAACCGATACCACGCCTGCCGTCCCTGCAACGGCTCCGAAGGATCCGTCGCAGGGCAGCGGGTCCGCGCTGAGCGGCAACGTCAGCGGCCTGAGCGCACGCGTCACGGACCTGCAAGGCCTCGTCAACGCTCTCGGCGGGGAAATCCGCGAGCATGAAATCCATGTCGCCCTGCCGGCAGACACGTTGTTCGAGTTCGACAAGGCCGAGATCCTGCCGGCCGCGGAAACGAACTTGCGCACGCTGGCGGAGCTGATCGGAAAGACCCGCGGCACGGTGTTGCTCAAGGGCTATACGGACGAGAAAGGCGACGACGCCTACAACCTCGCTTTGTCCGGACGTCGTGCCGAAGCGGTAAAGAATTGGATGGCGGCAAACGGCGTGCCGGTCGAACGCCTCGACGCCAGGGGTTACGGCGAAGCCGATCCTGTCGTGCCCAACCGACACCCCAACGGCAACGACGATCCTGACGCCCGCGCCAGAAATCGGCGCGTGGAAGTCATTCTGCCGCGATCCTAG
- a CDS encoding DUF4304 domain-containing protein, which produces MNSDRQSMESALKTVCLPFLREIGFKGSFPNLYRDTDGFVSLINFQFSSAGGSFCVNISFADKLRTNIYFNKEAAPKDLRVSFATEQARLGAKDLFGDHWFSFGPTSGAEFRGNPQNPAAIAAQINQLVTDAAQPWWLKHAGES; this is translated from the coding sequence ATGAACTCTGACCGCCAATCGATGGAGTCGGCCCTCAAGACAGTCTGCCTGCCATTCCTGAGGGAGATCGGCTTTAAGGGAAGCTTTCCGAACCTATACAGAGACACGGACGGCTTTGTAAGCCTCATCAACTTCCAATTTTCCTCAGCAGGCGGCAGTTTTTGCGTAAACATTTCTTTTGCCGACAAGCTGCGAACGAACATTTACTTCAACAAAGAGGCCGCGCCAAAAGATTTGCGCGTCTCCTTCGCTACGGAACAGGCCCGCCTTGGCGCAAAGGATCTCTTTGGAGATCATTGGTTCTCATTCGGGCCGACAAGCGGCGCTGAGTTTCGTGGAAATCCACAGAATCCGGCCGCCATAGCGGCGCAGATCAATCAGCTCGTAACAGACGCAGCGCAGCCGTGGTGGCTAAAGCATGCCGGTGAGAGCTGA
- a CDS encoding MFS transporter, translated as MSTPAATNRPPVGFWQIWNMCFGFVGLQFGLALQNANVSRIFHTLGASIDDIPALWIAAPLTGLLVQPIIGYCSDRTWGRLGRRRPYFLAGAILAAMALIAMPNSPTLWSAAALLWLLDAAINVSMGPLRSFVGDQLPSSQRPVGYAMQTTFIAAGAVIASLLPWLLTQFGVSNFSAAGEIPDTVKLAFYLGAAVLFGTLAWTVVSTREYPPDALAAFEDASSAEPLPPFPAHLRYKGVLWCAAGLAVFLTIRLSQSDARLHLLAAGLFAYGAIQLIASFSRARNPVTAIIADLLTMPTIMRQLVPVQCFSWFALFAMWIYTTAAVTDVHFAAQDTRSAAYNDGANWAGVLFAAYNGFAVPAAMLIPWMTRRLGLRLSHLINLVLGGCGLLSFLLIRDPHWLLLSMVGVGFAWASILSLPYAMLSDSVPAGKMGVHMGIFNLFIVIPQLLAASVLGFLLKTFFGNAPIFALLIGGISLLAAALCVVRVGDVAGNGRLPK; from the coding sequence ATGTCCACGCCTGCCGCGACGAACAGGCCCCCGGTCGGCTTCTGGCAGATCTGGAACATGTGCTTCGGCTTCGTGGGGCTGCAGTTCGGTCTCGCGCTGCAGAATGCCAACGTCAGCCGCATCTTCCACACCCTCGGCGCCAGCATTGACGATATTCCCGCGCTGTGGATCGCAGCGCCGCTGACCGGATTGCTGGTGCAGCCGATCATCGGCTATTGCTCCGATCGTACGTGGGGCCGTCTGGGCCGGCGCCGGCCGTATTTCCTCGCCGGCGCCATCCTCGCCGCAATGGCGCTGATCGCGATGCCGAATTCGCCGACGCTGTGGAGCGCGGCGGCGTTGCTGTGGCTCCTCGACGCCGCGATCAACGTCTCGATGGGGCCGTTGCGGTCATTCGTGGGCGATCAGTTGCCGTCGTCGCAGCGGCCGGTCGGCTACGCGATGCAGACCACGTTCATCGCGGCGGGCGCCGTCATCGCCAGCCTGCTGCCGTGGCTGCTCACGCAGTTCGGGGTCAGCAATTTCTCCGCCGCCGGAGAAATACCCGACACGGTGAAGCTGGCGTTCTATCTCGGCGCCGCGGTCTTATTCGGCACGCTCGCCTGGACCGTGGTATCGACGCGCGAGTATCCGCCCGACGCGCTCGCCGCGTTCGAGGACGCAAGCTCCGCAGAGCCTCTGCCGCCGTTTCCCGCGCACCTGCGATACAAAGGCGTGCTTTGGTGCGCGGCCGGACTAGCCGTGTTCCTCACGATCCGCCTGAGCCAGAGCGACGCGCGCCTGCACCTGCTTGCGGCCGGCCTGTTCGCCTACGGGGCGATACAACTGATTGCCAGCTTCAGCCGCGCGCGCAATCCGGTCACCGCGATCATCGCCGACCTGCTGACGATGCCCACGATCATGCGCCAGCTCGTGCCCGTGCAGTGCTTTTCCTGGTTCGCGCTGTTCGCCATGTGGATCTACACGACGGCCGCTGTAACCGACGTGCATTTCGCCGCGCAGGACACACGCTCGGCCGCCTACAACGACGGCGCGAACTGGGCCGGCGTGCTGTTCGCCGCTTACAACGGTTTCGCCGTACCTGCGGCGATGCTGATTCCATGGATGACGCGCCGGCTCGGCCTGCGCCTGAGCCACCTGATCAATCTCGTCCTGGGCGGCTGCGGCCTGTTGTCCTTCCTGCTGATCCGCGACCCGCACTGGTTGCTGCTGTCGATGGTCGGCGTCGGCTTCGCCTGGGCGTCGATCCTGTCCCTGCCTTACGCGATGCTGTCCGACAGCGTGCCGGCGGGGAAGATGGGCGTGCACATGGGCATCTTCAATCTGTTTATCGTCATCCCGCAATTGCTCGCCGCCAGCGTCCTGGGCTTCCTGCTGAAGACGTTCTTCGGCAATGCGCCGATCTTCGCCCTGCTGATCGGCGGCATCAGTTTATTGGCGGCGGCACTGTGTGTGGTACGCGTCGGCGACGTTGCCGGAAATGGCCGTCTGCCGAAATAG
- a CDS encoding LacI family DNA-binding transcriptional regulator: MRARIEDVAQAAGVSMTTVSRVFNREPNVREKTRLKVEAAAQALNYRPNPSARSLAGNRSYLISLVYDDPAAASSYIMEIIVGMLAACERQGYSAMLRPLEYSNADHVRAVEESIEQYRPDGLILVPPFADDVKLLNRLDALGVRYASISAKAKLGHARIGTILDERKAAAEMIAHAVELGHRRIAHIAGPPMHGGRAWRLAGYRDGLRRAGIPYDAKLVVDGGFTFDDGVAGTRQLLDLRHPPTAIFAANDDSACGVMHEAFERGLRIPQDLSVFGFDDTPASRQIWPSLTTVRQPCREMGRIAAEQLLAAIRDPQVGSLVRVPYELMIRQSGGPAPVAAKRR; the protein is encoded by the coding sequence ATGCGCGCCAGAATCGAAGACGTCGCCCAGGCCGCCGGCGTCTCCATGACGACCGTCTCGCGCGTTTTCAACCGAGAGCCGAACGTGCGCGAGAAGACCCGGTTGAAGGTCGAGGCTGCGGCGCAGGCGCTTAACTATCGTCCGAATCCTTCCGCGCGCAGCCTGGCGGGGAACCGTTCCTATCTGATCTCGCTGGTGTACGACGATCCCGCCGCGGCATCGAGCTACATCATGGAGATCATCGTCGGCATGCTCGCCGCCTGCGAGCGTCAGGGTTACAGCGCCATGCTGCGTCCGCTCGAATATTCCAATGCCGACCACGTCCGCGCCGTGGAGGAATCGATCGAGCAATACCGTCCGGACGGCCTGATCCTGGTGCCGCCGTTCGCCGACGACGTCAAACTGCTGAACCGTCTCGACGCCCTCGGCGTGCGCTACGCCTCGATCTCCGCGAAGGCCAAGCTCGGCCACGCGCGCATCGGCACTATTCTCGACGAGCGCAAGGCGGCGGCGGAGATGATCGCGCACGCGGTTGAGCTCGGTCATCGTCGCATCGCCCACATCGCCGGCCCGCCGATGCATGGCGGGCGTGCCTGGCGCCTGGCCGGTTATCGCGACGGCCTGCGCCGCGCGGGTATCCCTTACGACGCCAAGCTTGTCGTCGATGGCGGTTTCACTTTCGACGACGGCGTCGCCGGCACGAGGCAACTGCTCGATCTGAGGCATCCGCCCACCGCGATCTTTGCCGCCAACGACGACAGCGCCTGCGGCGTCATGCACGAGGCGTTCGAACGCGGCCTGCGCATTCCGCAAGACTTGTCCGTGTTCGGTTTCGACGACACGCCGGCCTCGCGCCAGATCTGGCCCAGCCTGACGACGGTACGGCAGCCGTGCCGCGAGATGGGACGCATCGCCGCCGAGCAACTGCTCGCTGCGATCCGCGACCCGCAGGTGGGTTCGCTCGTGCGCGTGCCGTATGAGCTGATGATCCGCCAGTCGGGCGGGCCGGCGCCTGTTGCGGCGAAGCGGCGCTGA
- a CDS encoding TonB-dependent receptor produces MAYRLHALYGAILVVLVSSTDALAGAADQPQAAGPAQPQTPAAAAPQESAPKTLDSVVVTGTKRETPLQKTPVAISALNAETLEKERVMTVQDLTKLVPSMQATRQGDHDVITMTLRGIGNDQAKTEYADPEVAIFVDGVYSPRAEAAAGLLLDVASAEVLRGPQGTLWGRNSTVGAVNFRTATPEIGSYFGNAQLSVGNYNAIGARAVVNLPISDTFAMRVAVAQEQHDGYVDYQDPVGQIPSSDAQRAAYAAAGGNPATFRPINPNQYVTGGDKYSAQNQAAARVSALWQPNDAFSWNLALEYFRDRGTPSMNLMQRPRAGQDFWSALIDTAPYIERDSYALRSRMDWDINDGLRLSYIAGFSRFDGRSTYDQDSGVLVPTCFACGPAQFQEDRTTDSEYKTTSHEFNLSSTGERTVDWIVGLYYAAEKNSIRFDIPIFNGTQDGTVAWQGSFIQPKETVDSYAAFGQATWNVNDNWRLTAGARYTDDKKRNVGGRGWGWAYDPNVPQVPISPGTYPSPQNGFNVSTVNDGEYGHSQVTWLARTDFDVGEKGLLYASVSTGYKSGGLQDGGATYKHEELTNYEVGGKFSFLEGRLTWNSAIYYMDFKNFQLSAPVTFPDGNRGLGFSNVKDSTKVWGYESELSALIGENDRVNLTVSGIPKKDLGSLLYAGSNDYQGLPACPPESGISNCTNVTGNELPHAPDFALTLIWEHEFRLGNGGTLTPRVTGHYETETWLSVFNLGNEDKQDAYARGDVSLRYEEPQRRWWAGLYVQNVTDEETRTAAGRFSPGPGQYLWVSQYLPPRTYGVNFGLQF; encoded by the coding sequence ATGGCATACCGCTTGCACGCGCTGTATGGCGCGATTCTCGTCGTACTCGTTTCATCAACTGATGCTTTGGCCGGAGCTGCCGATCAGCCTCAGGCCGCAGGTCCCGCACAACCGCAGACGCCTGCGGCAGCCGCGCCGCAGGAAAGCGCGCCCAAGACGCTCGATTCGGTCGTCGTTACCGGCACCAAGCGCGAGACGCCGCTGCAGAAAACGCCTGTCGCGATCAGCGCGCTCAATGCCGAGACGCTCGAGAAAGAGCGAGTGATGACCGTGCAGGACCTCACCAAACTGGTGCCCAGCATGCAGGCCACCCGGCAGGGCGATCACGACGTGATCACCATGACCCTGCGCGGCATCGGCAACGACCAGGCCAAGACGGAATACGCCGATCCGGAAGTGGCGATCTTCGTCGACGGTGTGTATTCGCCGCGGGCCGAAGCCGCCGCCGGCCTGCTGCTGGACGTGGCGTCCGCGGAAGTGCTGCGCGGTCCGCAGGGCACGTTGTGGGGGCGCAACTCCACGGTCGGCGCGGTCAACTTCCGCACCGCCACGCCGGAGATCGGCAGCTACTTCGGCAACGCCCAGCTCAGCGTCGGCAACTACAACGCGATCGGGGCGCGAGCGGTGGTCAATCTGCCGATCAGCGACACCTTCGCGATGCGCGTCGCGGTGGCTCAGGAACAGCATGACGGCTATGTCGACTACCAGGATCCGGTGGGGCAAATACCGTCTTCCGACGCGCAGCGCGCCGCCTATGCGGCGGCCGGCGGCAATCCGGCCACGTTCCGGCCCATCAATCCGAACCAGTACGTCACCGGCGGCGACAAGTACAGCGCCCAGAACCAGGCGGCCGCGCGCGTGAGCGCGTTGTGGCAGCCCAACGATGCCTTCAGCTGGAATCTGGCGCTGGAGTACTTCCGCGATCGCGGCACGCCGAGCATGAACCTGATGCAGCGTCCGCGGGCCGGGCAGGACTTCTGGTCGGCGCTGATCGACACCGCGCCGTACATCGAGCGCGACTCTTACGCGCTGCGCAGCCGCATGGACTGGGATATCAACGACGGCCTGCGGCTTTCCTACATAGCCGGTTTCAGCCGCTTCGACGGCCGCTCGACCTACGACCAGGACAGCGGCGTGCTGGTGCCGACCTGCTTCGCCTGCGGCCCGGCGCAGTTCCAGGAAGATCGCACGACCGATTCCGAATACAAGACCACCAGCCACGAGTTCAACCTCTCCTCGACCGGCGAACGGACCGTCGACTGGATCGTGGGCCTGTACTACGCGGCCGAGAAGAATTCGATCCGCTTCGACATTCCGATCTTCAACGGCACGCAAGACGGCACTGTCGCTTGGCAAGGCTCGTTCATCCAGCCCAAGGAGACGGTGGATTCGTACGCGGCGTTCGGCCAGGCCACCTGGAATGTAAACGACAACTGGCGCCTGACCGCCGGTGCGCGCTATACCGACGACAAGAAGAGGAATGTCGGCGGCCGCGGCTGGGGCTGGGCCTACGACCCGAACGTGCCGCAGGTTCCGATTTCCCCAGGCACGTATCCGAGTCCGCAAAACGGGTTCAACGTCTCCACCGTCAACGATGGCGAGTACGGCCACAGTCAGGTGACGTGGCTGGCCCGCACCGATTTCGATGTCGGCGAGAAGGGGTTGCTCTACGCCAGCGTCTCCACCGGCTACAAGTCCGGCGGCCTGCAAGACGGCGGCGCGACCTACAAGCATGAGGAGCTGACCAACTACGAGGTCGGCGGCAAGTTCAGCTTCCTCGAAGGGCGCCTGACCTGGAACAGCGCGATTTACTACATGGACTTCAAGAACTTCCAGTTGTCGGCGCCGGTCACCTTTCCCGACGGCAACCGCGGCCTGGGTTTCAGCAACGTCAAAGACAGCACCAAGGTGTGGGGCTACGAGAGCGAACTGTCGGCCCTCATCGGCGAGAACGACCGCGTCAATCTGACGGTTTCGGGCATTCCGAAGAAGGACCTGGGCAGTCTGCTTTACGCAGGCAGCAACGACTACCAGGGCTTGCCTGCGTGCCCGCCGGAGTCGGGCATCAGCAACTGCACGAACGTGACCGGCAACGAACTGCCGCACGCGCCCGACTTCGCGTTGACGCTGATCTGGGAGCACGAATTCCGTCTCGGCAACGGCGGGACGCTGACTCCGCGAGTGACCGGCCATTACGAAACCGAAACCTGGCTGAGCGTGTTCAACCTCGGCAACGAGGACAAACAAGACGCCTACGCCCGTGGCGACGTCTCGCTGCGTTACGAGGAACCTCAGCGGCGCTGGTGGGCCGGCTTGTACGTGCAGAACGTCACCGATGAGGAAACCCGCACCGCGGCCGGCCGTTTCAGCCCCGGCCCCGGCCAGTACCTGTGGGTGTCGCAGTACTTGCCGCCGCGCACGTACGGAGTGAACTTCGGCCTGCAGTTCTGA